Genomic segment of Nostoc sp. TCL240-02:
TTTGCATCTTCTGCTGTTTCTTTAGCAATTACTAACTCTGCTGTTCTCTCCTGTACCCGTTGTTCCAAAGTTTCCAAAGATGTTTGTAACTGAAGTGCCATGTTGTTAAACGATTTCGCCAGTTGACCTATTTCGTCTTTTGAGCTAATTTTGGCGCGGATATCTAAGTTACCTGCGGTAAATTGGAAAACTATATTGGTAAGATAAATTATTGGTTTTGTTAGCAGTTGCCCAATGGCAAAAGCAATAATTGCCACTACTGAAGCGATAATTGCAAATAGCAACATTGCATCACGAATTTGCTTTTCTACAGGTGCTAGGGCAATAGCAAGGGGTTGTGCAAATAACACAGACCAAGGTTTATATTTTAAATGAGCGATCGCAATCAGATTAACCTGATTACCTGTTGCTGACAATGATGCAATTAAATCCGACTGTTTATTATCTAATGCTTGCTTAAGTTTTAACTCATTAGTTGCCAATTCTTTGACAGGAGAATTAGGCAAATGCCCTTTCTGTTGTAGTTTAGTTACAACATCCAAAGGCAGAGGCACAATTGATTTAAAAAGTAGTTTTGGTGCAGTGCTATGTGCCAGATAAATATTATTTTCATCTAAAAGAATAGCAAACGATTTTGCCCCAGCCTGTTCAGTTTCTCGAGTTACTAACTGCTGGACAACAGTAGCATTGTATGAAACACGCAATACACCCAATATATCTCCCTTGGCATTGCGAACCGGACTGCTAAAAAACAGGGTAACAAGGTCAGGAATTTTTAGCGATCGCTTCATGCTAGAAACAAAGGATAACCCTGTTTGCAGTGGTTTTTGAAAATAATTTTCAACTGATTCATCTTTACCAATGTTCGATGTCTGTGTATCCAATACATTTTTCCCGTTTGAGTCGAGCAAAGAGTATGAGAGAATATTGAGCATATCTTTGCGACTGAGACGGATTAATGTTTCTATTGCCAATTGCATTTCGGGGCTGTCATCTCGCTGTTTTGGATTTAGGCTGAGGTAGCGTGCCAAACCTGGTAAAATCGCCTCTACGCGCACGGCATTGAGATTTCCATCAATAAAGGCATCTATTCTGTTAGCGGTTTCCTTAGCCGCCGCAGATAGAGCTTGTCGGGCATTTTCAGTTAGTGCTTTTTCAGTTGTCTGTTTGTTGATAAATGCCAATAACAGCAAAGGAATCAAAGCAACAATCAGAAACGAGGTGATCAACTTTGTACGGATGCCGCCCAAAAAAGGCTGCTGCATGGCTTTAAACTAGAAGGGAGGGTTCAAGAAGGAAGAATTGAACAAACTTTCTAGCTCAGGAATGCGCGTCACGTTTCCAGAGCGAATAAAAAAGTCTGCATATATCTTGGCGGTTTTGTAGATAGAGTTAGGGTTGCTAGATTGAAACAATTTTTGATTTTCAGCTAAATCAGTTAGGTTTACTCCCTCTAAAGAGAGTGTATTGCTAGGAATTTTTAAGGCTTTGCTGACGATGGCGTTTCCTTACTGAACATTTGCCTTCCAGTAAGTCTCAGCTTGCAGCCATCCTCGCACAAATGCACGAACGTCTTCGGGGCGATCGCGGATTGTATCATTGCGAAAGATAATCATATCTAAAATCAAGCCAGGGGTTTGTTTACTGGTAAATAGGATATGTCCCCCTAATTTAATAGCTTCAGAAAGATGGGGTTGCCAAGCGTGTCCGGCTTGAATAACATTATTTTTCAGGCCTTGAGGAATTTCTAAAGCCTCTAATTTAACCAATTTCACATCATCGCTGGTCAACTTAGAACTTTTCAACATCTCAGTCACGAAAAGTTCGCTAAAACCGCCTAAATTTGCACCTAGCTTTTTCCCTTGCAAGTCAGCGACAGTTTTTATTTGTGGTTGGGCGACTACTACATCTGCTCCTGTTGATTCATCTATAACCAGCACGCCTTGTATATCAGGATTTGTGGCACTCAAGATGATAAAACTTCCCAAGGACGCTGTAATACCATCATACTTACCCGCACTGAAATTTGCTCTTTCCAATTGGGTATATCGTTTAGACATTAGTTCAACATCTACACCTTGGGCTTTGAAGAATCCTTTTTCTTGAGCAATGATGCCTGGATACTCTCCAATAAAAGATGCAAATATCACTTTCAAGGGAGGGCGTT
This window contains:
- a CDS encoding diguanylate cyclase encodes the protein MQQPFLGGIRTKLITSFLIVALIPLLLLAFINKQTTEKALTENARQALSAAAKETANRIDAFIDGNLNAVRVEAILPGLARYLSLNPKQRDDSPEMQLAIETLIRLSRKDMLNILSYSLLDSNGKNVLDTQTSNIGKDESVENYFQKPLQTGLSFVSSMKRSLKIPDLVTLFFSSPVRNAKGDILGVLRVSYNATVVQQLVTRETEQAGAKSFAILLDENNIYLAHSTAPKLLFKSIVPLPLDVVTKLQQKGHLPNSPVKELATNELKLKQALDNKQSDLIASLSATGNQVNLIAIAHLKYKPWSVLFAQPLAIALAPVEKQIRDAMLLFAIIASVVAIIAFAIGQLLTKPIIYLTNIVFQFTAGNLDIRAKISSKDEIGQLAKSFNNMALQLQTSLETLEQRVQERTAELVIAKETAEDANFKLEQLVNLDGLTQVANRRCFNARLQAEWERLAREQQPLSLILFDVDKFKSYNDCYGHLEGDYCLIKIAQTVQQIVNRPGDLVARYGGEEFLVLLPNTDLAGAIKVTQNIQQAIHAQSIPHAQSDVKDIVTVSLGITCVIPICDIKPDTLIASADQAMYNAKQKGRDRYCTFG
- a CDS encoding ABC transporter substrate-binding protein translates to MCKLLRYISLFLITTCLLFACHASSPTEFKRPPLKVIFASFIGEYPGIIAQEKGFFKAQGVDVELMSKRYTQLERANFSAGKYDGITASLGSFIILSATNPDIQGVLVIDESTGADVVVAQPQIKTVADLQGKKLGANLGGFSELFVTEMLKSSKLTSDDVKLVKLEALEIPQGLKNNVIQAGHAWQPHLSEAIKLGGHILFTSKQTPGLILDMIIFRNDTIRDRPEDVRAFVRGWLQAETYWKANVQ